From the Microtus ochrogaster isolate Prairie Vole_2 unplaced genomic scaffold, MicOch1.0 UNK24, whole genome shotgun sequence genome, one window contains:
- the Ky gene encoding kyphoscoliosis peptidase yields the protein MELKKDSNAVAIDMLLIVHSEKRRAAQTTQLDSQEDPSALLQNRGGFQGVRNGIRKWQELERNGFQGNLSEKQCLQQPQVITSYDNQGTQLTVEIHPQDAMPQLLKKFSLAKRLQGDKNGNMRPRQPGGKDAHAYPWDRSSLKSMPLDLRHFEKLDASASQVTVKSGLDELVSDLLQEAHSDLEKVRAIWIWICHHIEYDIEAAQEKDRQAFKPTDILRTQKTNCDGYAGLFERMCRIAGVQCVTVPGYSKGFGYQTGQSFSGEFDHAWNAVYLEGRWHLLDSTWGSGLVDTTTSKFTFLYNEFYFLTHPALFIEDHFPDNKNWQLLKPPQSLRQFENNMYHKSEFYNKGMLSAHPETPMIRTVNGKATVTIESCAPTLFMFMLNGKQEHGLLSLKKNGMKLEVYPPTMGTHKLQIFAKGNSEIYSSVLEYTLKCNFVDLSGRLPAELHQPVGPSWFSEQMGITKPSHPDPIIHTSDGRCSISFGVEEGISVLASLHGDDGPVTEETQLRYIFQLNREKRTELKVQLPHAGKFALKIFVKKRQEQGNFVFVFNYLLCCTNTKVNWPMFPESFGNWGQGNELLEPLSGVLPANRNVPFKLKLHGIAKALVKGQDTWPLTLNPEGYWEGSCSTTGCQEVYVMVLENANHNFYSYILKYKVNDQ from the exons GATTCCAAGGTGTCAGAAATGGAATCCGGAAATGGCAAGAATTGGAAAGAAACGGCTTTCAAG GAAACTTGTCAGAGAAGCAATGCCTTCAGCAGCCTCAGGTCATCACTTCCTATGACAACCAAG GTACTCAGCTGACGGTGGAAATCCACCCCCAAGACGCCATGCCCCAGCTACTCAAGAAGTTCTCTTTGGCAAAGC GTTTACAAGGTGACAAAAATGGAAACATGAGACCCCGGCAGCCTGGAGGGAAAGATGCCCATG CCTACCCCTGGGACAGGTCCAGCTTGAAATCTATGCCCCTGGATCTGCGGCACTTTGAGAAACTTgatgcctctgcctcacag GTAACAGTCAAGAGTGGCCTGGATGAACTGGTGAGTGACTTGCTCCAGGAAGCCCACAGCGATCTGGAAAAGGTCCGAGCCATCTGGATCTGGATCTGCCACCACATAG AGTACGATATTGAGGCTGCCCAAGAGAAGGACCGCCAAGCCTTCAAACCCACTGACATCCTGAGGACCCAGAAGACCAACTGTGATGGCTATGCTGGCCTCTTTGAAAGAATGTGCAG GATCGCTGGTGTGCAGTGTGTCACCGTGCCTGGCTACTCCAAGGGCTTTGGCTACCAGACTGGACAAAGCTTCTCTGGAGAGTTCGACCACGCCTGGAATGCTGTGTACCTTGAGGGCCGTTGGCACCTGCTGGACAGTACCTGGGGCAGTGGCCTGGTAGACACCACCACCTCCAAATTTACCTTTCT CTACAACGAATTCTACTTCCTCACCCACCCCGCCCTGTTCATTGAGGACCATTTCCCAGACAACAAAAACTGGCAATTGCTGAAGCCACCTCAGTCCCTGAGGCAATTTGAGAACAACATGTACCACAAGAGTGAATTCTACAACAAGGGTATGCTGAGTGCCCACCCAGAGACGCCCATGATCCGGACAG TGAATGGGAAAGCCACGGTCACCATCGAGAGCTGTGCTCCAACCCTGTTCATGTTCATGCTCAACGGCAAGCAGGAACACGGGCTCCTGAGCCTAAAGAAGAACGGGATGAAGCTGGAGGTGTACCCTCCAACCATGGGCACCCACAAGCTACAGATCTTCGCCAAAGGCAACTCTGAAATCTACAGCTCAGTACTGGAGTACACGCTCAAGTGCAACTTCGTGGACCTTTCTGGGCGGCTGCCCGCGGAGCTTCACCAGCCCGTGGGCCCCAGTTGGTTCTCAGAGCAGATGGGCATCACGAAGCCCTCCCACCCCGACCCCATCATTCACACCAGTGATGGTCGCTGTTCCATCAGCTTTGGCGTGGAGGAAGGCATCAGCGTCCTGGCCTCCCTCCATGGAGATGACGGCCCCGTCACCGAGGAGACACAACTGCGCTACATCTTCCAGCTGAACcgagagaagaggacagagctgAAAGTCCAGCTTCCCCATGCGGGCAAGTTCGCCCTCAAAATCTTTGTGAAGAAGAGGCAAGAACAAGGCAACTTCGTCTTTGTCTTCAACTACCTTCTGTGCTGCACCAACACCAAGGTGAACTGGCCTATGTTCCCCGAGAGCTTCGGCAACTGGGGGCAGGGCAATGAGCTATTGGAGCCCCTCTCGGGCGTCCTTCCCGCCAACCGCAACGTACCCTTCAAACTAAAGCTGCATGGTATCGCCAAAGCGCTGGTGAAAGGGCAGGACACGTGGCCCCTGACCCTTAACCCCGAGGGATACTGGGAGGGCAGCTGCAGCACCACTGGCTGCCAAGAAGTCTACGTCATGGTGCTAGAGAACGCTAACCACAACTTCTACTCCTACATCCTGAAGTACAAAGTGAATGACCAGTGA